From a region of the Babylonia areolata isolate BAREFJ2019XMU chromosome 25, ASM4173473v1, whole genome shotgun sequence genome:
- the LOC143299571 gene encoding uncharacterized protein LOC143299571 — protein sequence MDFIILKVNGQDLSQSSHDEAVEVFRTATEPIIVEVLRRVGKSGGGGGNGNGSAAGNGSSGGGSTSRPASARSGGGSKPPPHPSSPSASPSSSPSPAVKPTRPGGGGGGGGGVSPSSPPPPLPPSSSPSSLAAALLSPSSLSSSSSACTMVSIATQTEEEFYCYNRPPTPPAGFYPMSFSG from the coding sequence GTGAACGGGCAGGACCTGTCCCAGTCCAGCCATGACGAGGCGGTAGAAGTCTTCCGCACAGCCACGGAACCCATCATCGTGGAAGTCCTCCGACGCGTCGGCAAGtccggcggcggcggcggtaaCGGCAACGGCAGTGCTGCCGGCAACGGGAGTTCCGGCGGCGGCTCCACTTCCAGACCCGCGTCCGCTAGAAGCGGGGGAGGATCCAAACCTCcgccgcacccctcctccccctccgcctctccctcGTCATCGCCATCTCCCGCTGTCAAGCCTACCAGgccaggtggtggaggtggtggtggtggtggtgtgtcgcCTTCGtcgcctcctcctccgcttcctccgtcgtcgtcgccgtcgtcattgGCGGCGGCGTTGTTGTCGccgtcttcgttgtcgtcgtcgtcgtcggcgtgcACGATGGTGTCGATAGCGACTCAGACGGAGGAGGAGTTCTACTGCTACAACCGGCCGCCCACCCCGCCTGCCGGGTTCTACCCGATGAGTTTTAgtgggtga